The stretch of DNA TGCTATCGACCACCAGTCTTTGGCTTTGTCCGGTGTCGCCCATTTTGACAAACGCGGCGATGGTGATGGTTGACGGTTCTAAAGTCAAAGCATTAGGGATGGAAACGTAGTCGTTGTTGCCGTCAAACAGAAACGCATCACCGATCACTCCCGTCGCAAACGTGGTGTCATCATGCAAAGTTCCGTGGTGACCGTTTCCCGACGCATCGTTGGCAGTTCCGTCGCCGGTCCAGTGGGCAACCAAAGCGGCTTGGCAGGTCGGTGACATTGCCCCCCAGCAAAACAGAACGGCCCCCAAGCATGCCCAAATTTGTGTCGTCTTCATCACCGGTGTCACCTTGATTCTTGAGTTTGATATCAATTGCGAAGGCCCCTCCGTAGGTTGAGACTAAACGTTCATTGGGGTGGGGTCAAATCTTTATCGAGAATCTCACGCGAACCATGTACCGATGTTCATATCGTGCGAGAGCGGTGCGACGAGTCGAGCGGCCATCACCGAGATGAATCTTTCGCTCGCGGGGGACGGATCGTTACGATGCCTCGCATGAACCTCAACCGACGACACTTTTGTATCGCTACTTCCGCACTCGCCGTTGCCGGTTGCGGACCCTCAGTAACACCGGAAACTCCGGTAACATCCGAGACACCGGGAACGCCAAGACTTTCCGGTGAAGTAACTACGGCTTCCTACCGCGTCGGTGACGCCGAGGAGTTTCTGCAGGCAGTCTTTTTTCGGTACCGGGGCGCGACGTCGTACCACGATCGCGGACGCGTTCGATTGACTCAGGTTCAAGATCGCAAACCGGTAACACGAACCGCACCGATGCGAATTTGGCTGGATCGAAGCGAGTTGGACTTAGCGGTTTACGATGTGCGGATCGCGGTTGAAAGTTCTCGAGTGATGGCATGGATCATTGACGAGTCGACCCAGGACTTCGATTCGCAGGTTTTCCTTGGCACCAGTAAGGCTGAACGTCCGCAACTCAGCCAAGCTTTGGCGGATCCTATCCTGGCCGAACGAATTAGTGCGGGGCTAGCCGGGCCTCCGCCTCAGGTCGAATGGTTATTCGCGGCCGAGCCAATGAAGTCGTTATTTGATTCACCCTATCAGTTCCGTTTCTTAAATGACAAAACGGTTCAACGTCGTTTGTGCCGATGTGTCGAAGTGTCCGATGGTCGTGATTCTTACCGATTTTGGGTCGATCCCAGGGCTTCGTTGATTCGTGAAGTTAATTTGCCACCGATCGTGGTGCCTGATCCGCAAACGGGGCAACCTCAATCACTTTCGATAGCGATTGAACTCGTAGACGCGTCCTTTGATCGACCGACTCAACGCGAGCCTCGCGACTCGTTCCCCAAGACTCCTCGGTACGTAAGTGAATTCGTCCCGCTTCCTCCGCCATCACCACCTCAATCATGGGGACGACCGGCTCCACGGTTCGATGTCACCGACTCGCGGGGGCAATTCCGGTTGTCCTGGCGGGGCCATGATCGCGATGTTGCGATCGTGATGCGATTCGATGGTGACTCTGCGTCGATGAGTTCATTGGCAATGCTTGATCATTGGATCAAACAATCGCCTCAATCATTCCGCGAGCGAATTCGTGTATTGGTGGCGGTAAGCCAAGATGCGAGGCTGCCCGATGGTGTCAATCTTCCGTGGGCAATTGATTCGCGCGGTGAGATCGCCGGTGCGCTGGGGATTTCTAGCGGTGCCATCGCCATGATCGATCGGACGGGAACATTGGCTTGGACCGAACCGATGATCGGGCCGGGAAATATTGCGGCTGTATCCGCCGTCGCCACTGATGTGGCAGACGGCGTTGACGTGCCTAAACGTTTGCGAGAACAGTGGGAACAAGAAGTCGCTCGGTATCGCAAGGCCGTTCTCAAGCGAGCAGTTCGCTAATCGCCGCTCGCTAGTCGTTGCTCACTAAACGCTGCTCGCTAAACACTGCTCGCGAACTGTTATTCGTCGCTTGGAACAAACAGCAGTCGTTGGTTTCCACGCCGGACAATCATGCGAACGGCACGGCCCAAACGCGAGGCTTCACTGGCGATTGCCCCAAACTGCTCGGGCGACTTCATCGGTACTCCAGCAACGGACTCAATCACGTCGCCCACTTGCAGTTCCATTCGATCAGCGACGCCTCCATCGTCAATGCTCGTCACGATCAATCCGCTGCTGAGTCCTTCGTAGCCAAATTGGGCTGCCGTTTCGGGGGTTACGGGAACAAGCCTTGCTCCGAACGAGGTTTCCCGATTCGGCAAGAACATAGCCATGGCTTCGTCGGTTCGTTCCTTCAACTGGACCTCCACTTGCGACATCACGCCATTGCGATTGACGTCCATCTTGATGGTGGAGCCCGGTCGACGGCTAGCAATGTAGTTGCGTAGTTGAGTTCCCCCGATCACTGGTTTGCCGTCGGTGCTGACCACCACGTCGCCGGGTTGAAGGCCCGCCAAAGCTGCTGGTTGTCCCTCGAGCACGCCGCCGATTAGGCCGCCACGTTTCACCTTCAAGTCGTACTCTGAAACGGCTTTGGGTGTCACATCAACCACCGATGCGCCCAGGAAACCGCGTTTGACTTCACCAGTCTCGATGATCGAGTCGAGCACGGGCAACGCAATCGAAACTGGAATAGCAAAACCGATACCGGCGCTACCGCCGCTGCGCGACAGGATCGCGGTGTTGATACCGACAAGTTCGCCTCGCAAGTTGACCAGGGGGCCGCCTGAGTTGCCCGGATTAATAGCCGCGTCGGTCTGTAGAAAGTCTTCGAAACCATCGCCATCGTTGATGATTCGCTGCACTCGGTTCTTGCCGCTGATGATGCCAGCAGTCACGGTTTGATCGAGGCCAAAGGGACTTCCGATTGCCAGCACCCAATCACCGACTCGGATGTCGTCAGAACTACCGAAGGGGGCGGGACGCAGACCGGTTCGATCGACCTTCACTACCGCCAAGTCCGTTTGCGGATCCAATCCTACAACTTCACCGGGCAAAGTGGTCCCATCGCTCAGTTCTACTTTGACATCGTCAGCACCCTCGACCACGTGGTTGTTCGTCAGGATAAATCCATCTTGTCGAACGATCACACCGCTTCCGGTGCCTTCGGATTCGCGTTGGCGAGGTCGTCGCGTACGACCAAAGAAGTCTTCAAAGCTCGGTTGGACTTGTTGCACCGACTTCGTCGTTATCGCGACAACACTTGGACGCATGGATTCGGCCACTTGGCGAAACGCGTTCGACAATGCATCAGCGGCGATAAGGCTTCCCGGAGCAACATTCGCTGTGCCTCCACCTGCTTGTGCAGCAGTGCGGTTGGGAAAGGCATCTTGAGCGAGTGTGAGATTGTCGCTGAAAATTTGGCTTGCCAGCAGTAGCGTGACCATGATTTGAGGCATCAGCACTCGGATCAATGACGCCGGGGTAGCTGGTAACACATGGCTATTGAGTGACGCCGGGGTAACCGTGACTTGGGTAAATGGGGATCGCATTTTACTCATCTCTCGTTGTCCTATCGTCGGGTTGGGCAAATCATCCTTACGAGCGGGACCGTAGGGTTGTCCGCTCGCTGCACTGCCGCGATCAACGGCAGTGCGTATTTTAGAGTAACTGTCGATCGGGGCGATGGGAGATATGGCAAATCCGACGGGTCGATGAGTTTCACACGGATTTGACGTTCCCTGAAACGCGTTCTATCTGCTATTTCAGGGTTGATCCGTCACTTAGCAACTATCTCATTCAATATTCTTGAGCGACCTATGCGTTTTCTTTTGGCTTGGACCATCGGCCTGACGATGTATGCCATCCGTTTGACGTGCCGCCATCGAACTCACAATGACCAGCGGGCTGACCTGCTAGCTTCTGGGAAGACTTACATCTACGCCCAATTGCATGCTCATCAAATCGGTGCCGGCATGTTTGGTGAACCCGGTACTGTCGCCATGGTTTCTCGATCTGCTGACGCGAGCATGGTTGTCCCCATGCTCAAGCTATTCCGAAAGATCGTTGTCCGAGGCAGCAGCGGAAAGGCTACCAAGGGCGGTGCATCAGCGCTTCAGCAACTCATTCGTAAGGTCAAAGACGGCCATCAAGCGGTGATTGCCGTGGATGGTCCGCGGGGTCCACGGGGAAGCGTTCAAAAGGGAATCGGTTTGCTCGCCAAGAAAACGGGAATGCCAATTGTTCCGGTTGTGGTGGTACCAACCCGTCGTTGGATCTTCGCAAAAACTTGGGATCGGTTGCAGATTCCTCAGCCGTTTTGCCGGATCGACTTCTACTTCGGCGATCCCGTATTTGCGAACGAGGAAACGGACCTGCACCAGCTCGCCGAAGACCTTCAGGCCACGTTGCATGATCTCGAATCAGAACACGATCCTTCGGAAAGAGCTCCGCGAGAAGCCGAGTCAGTGTCGTCTGAGCCAGTTTTGCGAGCAGCGTAGTGTTACGCGGTCCACGGGGTGGCGTTGCGGTGTGCGGCGTTTCATCGTCGCGGCACTGTGTGATCGCCGAATAGTTCGCTTGCTGCGGGGGGACTGCCTGCTCACTTACTTTCCTCAATTCGTCCAGTCGGTCATTGACACTCGCGTAGGGTGTTCGACGATAAGGGGATGAATAAGCCCGCCACGTCAGATCGTCCACCCATTGAGCTCCTTGCACCCGCCGGGGACTGGGAATGTGTGTCGGCGGCAATCGAGAACGGGGCCGATGCGATCTACTTTGGATTGGATTGCGGCTTCAACGCACGGTTTCGTGCCCAGAACTTTGGCGTGCGAGATCTGCCTCGCCTTACCGAGACCTTGCGATCGCGAGGCGTGCGGGGCTATGTGACGATGAACACGCTTGTGTTCCCCTCTGAGATGCCGTCGCTAGTCGATACCATCGCGGCGGTTGCCGAGGCTGGCATTGATGCCGTTCTCGTGCAAGATTTCGGAGTCGCCCGGATTGTTCGTGAAGTTTGTCCGCAACTAGAAATTCACGCTTCAACTCAGATGAGTTTAACCAGCGCCGAAACCATTGAGGTTGCTAAGCAGCTTGGCATCACTCGCGCGGTGCTGGCACGCGAATTGTCTATTGCTGAAATCCGCAAGATTGCAGCGGGCACGGATATGCCATTAGAGGTTTTCATTCATGGTGCACTTTGCGTTGCGTATTCCGGGCAATGCTTGACCAGTGAATCGCTGGGCGGACGTAGTGCCAATCGTGGTCAATGTGCGCAAGCGTGTCGCTTACCCTACGAATTGATCTGCGATGGCGAAGATGTGCCGCTCGGGGAAGTTAAGTACTTGCTCAGTCCTCAAGATCTAGCTGGCTACGCTGCTATTCCGGATCTGATCGATGCCGGCGTCGCGTCGATAAAAATCGAAGGCCGTTTGAAAACTCCTGAGTACGTCGCCAACATCACGAAGCATTATCGACAGGCGATTGAACAAGCGACACAGACCGGGTTGGTCGCCATCGCGGATCGTGATCGTCAGGAAATGGAACTCTCCTTTTCTCGAGGCTTCTCTCCGGGTTGGCTCGAAGGCAACGACCACAAACGGTTGGTCCCCGGAATCCACAACGCCAAACGAGGCATCGAGCTGGGGCGTGTCTTGCAAGTTGGCCATCAACAGATTCAGGTCAAACTTAAAGCCGACGTTCAATTGGGTGATGGCCTTGCGATTCAAACTCCCGCCGACGAAAGCGAAACCGAGAATCGTGGTCAGGGTGGTCGAGTTTATGGACTTACCGATTCGCAAGGACGCTCGCAGAAGTCGTTGTCGGCGGGAACGATCGCTTGGATTGAATTCGGCCGCGGTGCGATCGATTGGACACTTGTCGATGAACACCAAACGGTTTTCAAGAATGATGACCCACAACTCAACCGGCGGTTGCGTCACAGTTTTGAGCAAAAGTCACCGGCTCAAACTCGTCCAATTGATCTATTGGTAAAGGCTTCCGTTGGGCAACCGCTCGAAGTCACCGGAGAAGTGACGGATGGGGGAGCGAGGAACGTATCCGCTAAGGTTGTTGGTCCAGAGCCGCTGTCAGCCGCCAACAATAGACCGATTACCGAAGACGTGTTGAGAGACAAACTCGGGCGAATGGGTGGCACAGCGTTTAAGCTTGGCAAATTGACCATGGACATCGATGGTGGACCAATGGTGCCGATGGCTATGCTTAACGAGACGCGGCGTCAATTGGTTTCGTTGCTCGAAGAAAAATTGCGGCATGCACCCGTTAAGGTTGTGAATGCCGAAGCTGGACGGCGCTTGCTCGACGCCATTGAATTGCCCTCGCCCAACGAGTCAGCCACGAATCCCAAGATCGCGGTCCTGTGTCGAACGTTGGAACAGGTTCGTGCAGCGTGCGAAACGAAAGCCGACTACATCTACACCGACTTCGCCGACATTCGACGCTATGGCGATGCCGTCGAGATCGCGCATGCTAAACAGTGTCCGATCGCAATTGCGACGGTGCGGATGCAAAAGCCTGGGGAAATGGGATTGATGAAGGTGCTCACTCGGCACAACCCAGACGCGATTCTGGTTCGGAACTTAGCGGCGATTGAATATTTCCGCGATAAAGCTCCTGCGATGATCGCTGACTTTTCGCTAAACATCGCGAACCACCGGTCGGCTCAATGGTTGATGAGTTTGGGAGTAAGTCGCTTCACCGCATCGTACGATCTGAACCGCAATCAATTGATGGAACTTGTGGGCTCCATTCCGTCATCATGGTTGGAGGTGGTTATCCACCAACACATGCCAATGTTTCATATGGAGCACTGCGTTTTCTGCAGCGTTCTTTCCCCAGGGACCAATAAGACCAATTGTGGTAGGCCATGCGACGACCATGTCGTGCAACTTCGCGATCGCGTGGGGGCTGAGCACACGCTGCAAGCGGATGTGGCATGTCGCAACACACTATTCAACTCGACCCCACAAAGCGGGGCTGAAATAGTCTCGGAATTGCGAGAGAACGAAGTGGGGTGGTTCCGAATTGAACTGCTCGAAGAAGATGCAGCACAAGCCAACACAACGATATCGCTTTACCGTCGTCTGCTAAACGGAGAAATCGACGGTTCGAACGTGTGGCAACAACTCAACGCATCGAACCGAGTCGGCGTAACGAGAGGAACGCTGGAAGAAAAACGAAATCCGCTGACGATCCTGTAGTTTGTTTGGATTACACGCTGACCGGAGGCGAACTATGACCGTCTGCGGTGGGCAAAGGTATCATCGGTTGGGATTGGCGAAGCAAACGCATTCCTTCGCTTCGACTGGGGTCCGCTAGAAACCTTTTCAGCTCGTCTGGACTGAGCGGAGGTGAAAAGAGGTAACCCTGAGCTGCGTCGCAGCCCCATTGTTGCAGTCGACGCAATTGTTCGACCGATTCTACGCCTTCGGCCACAATCTTGGCGTTCAGATGATGGGCCAATCCCACAATCGCTTCAGCGATGACTGCGTGACTGTGATCCGACGCGATCGAACGTGTAAAGCTGCGATCAATCTTGACTGCTTCAATCGGAAAAGTTTGGAAGCACATCAAAGACGATTGCCCTTTACCAAAGTCATCGATTTGAATGCCAACCCCTGATGCATGCAAACTTAATAACGTTCGCCGAACTTGGTCGACATGCCGAATGTCGTGCGCTTCATTCATTTCCAATTTCAATCGGCGTCGATCCAGTTTCTTCCGCAACAAGATTTCATCAAGGCGTTCGACAAAGAACGGATCGGACAGTTGTCGAGGTGAGGTGTTGAATCCGAGGTAGAAGTCATCTTGGACCACCGATGGGGCCGTGTTTTCGATGCCGCCCAGGTCGCTCATGGCGTGTTCGAATACCCATTCGCCAACCTGTTGAATCAGTCCAATCTCTTCGATCATCGGAATGAACTCGCTCGGCGAAACGTATTCGCCGCTATCATCTCGCCAACGCAGCAGCACTTCGACACCTTGAATCTTGGCCGTGTGCAGGTTGAATATGGGTTGATAGTGCAATTCGAAACGATCGTCCTCATGGGCGCGACGCAGTTGGCTTTCTCGTTCCATTCGTCGAACGACGTCGTCGTGCATCGTTCGATCGAAGACCGCAATGCGTCCCTTGCCTGCATTTTTAGCCCGGTACATCGCAGTGTCTGCATTGCGAAGCGCCACATGTGCATCGACGATTTGATCGTTGATAAAAGCGACACCGACGCTCGTACCGACGTTGACCATTCGTTCGCACAGCGAAAACGGTTCTGAAAGACGCTTGACGATTCGGTTGGCCACCTCAATCGCGTCGCAACGTTCGTTTAGGTTTTCGAGCAGAACAACAAACTCGTCACCACCAAGGCGTACCGTTTCGTTCTCGTCATCGATCATACGAGTCGCTGTGTCATGTTCACGCACGCATTGCTGCAATCGTTTGGCAACTTGGTTGAGAAGATCGTCACCCGCTTCGTGCCCAAGCGAGTCGTTGATGATTTTGAAATTGTCGAGATCGAGGAACAGCACGGCGTCTTCGATTTTCGAGTCAGGTTTTCGCGATCGAATCAGTTTCTCGAGTTTTTCTAGCAGGTAAGAGCGATTGGGCAACGAGGTGAGCGCATCGCGGTGCGCCATCTGTTTCATTTGTTTCTCTGCGCCGCGGCGACGTTGAATCTCGCGACCAAGGTCTTCCACCTTTTGCCGCTGGATTTTTGCCATGCGAGATTTCTCGCGAAGGGCAAATGCCAACTGCCGAGCTTCATCGGACTCAAATGGCTTTTTCAACAGCAGTAGCCGATCAGTGCATCCAAGGCGTTCCAGGACTTCGTTCCAACTGTGATCGCTGTACGCGGTGCAGATCACAATTTGCAAATCGGGATCGACCGTCCAAAGTGCTTCTGCGGTTTCGATTCCGTCCATTCCCGATGGCATTCGCATGTCGACAAACGCGACTGAGAATCCATTCTCTTGGTCAATTGCTCGTTGAGCTTGTTCCACGGCATCCGCACCACAGGACACGTGCGTCAACTTGTATCGACTTAGCTTTGAATTGAGTTCGAATTCGCTCGTTTGCCGCCCACCGAGAAAACGGTTTTCAAAATCGTTCAGCGCATGATCTTCACGAACAGTCTGACCAAATATTCGGTCAAAGGTGTCATGGATTTCTTGTTGGTCGTCAACGATCAAGATTTGGCTATCGTTCATCTCATTCATGGTTTTTATTCTCCGCCCGCATCCGTTGATGTCTCGCAAAGTACTGTGCGTCGAGCTTTATTGAGGGACTGCTCCATTGGCAGTCGAATGGTGATGGTCGAGCCTTGCCCCAGACCGTTACTTGATGCTGCGATGGTTCCCCCGCAGCGTTTGAGCGCAAGCGCACAGAAATGCAGACCTAAACCAGATCCCGATTCTCGAGTGGTAAAGTGTGCGTCAAAGACATGGCCGAGTGTCTCGGCGGCCATGCCGCATCCGCTGTCTTGAAAATTAACCACCACCGAATTGCCTTCGGCGTGCAATTTCACAACGATTTGTTGCGGATTGTCACTGGATGTTTTGATGGCTTGCCGGGCGTTGGTGATAACATTGATCATCGTTTGCAGCACCAGCGAGCGATCAGTTCGCGTGACGAACGTGTGTTGATGGTCCGTGACACGGCGAACGCGAATTCGATCTTCGGTCAAATTGGCTTGGCAGCACGAAATCGCTTCGTCGATTAACTCGTTTATATCGACGCGGTGGAGTGAAACGCGCTGCGATGCATGCTTGTGCTGATCACGAATCACGCTGTCAATATGACGCACATTGTCGTCTAGTGTTTCAAGAAGTTCCGAAAGATCGCGTTGATCGGATTCCAGTTGGGTTGCAAGTCCCTGCAGATAACTAGGTGTGGCGGCCAGCAGGTCGTGTTTATCGGTTCCTTGTTCAAGCTGCTTGGCAAGTTGGTGCAGCGGAGCGACACGAAGTTTTTCGACTCGTTTGTTGGCTGTGTCGATGAGGCTATTCACGTTCGTCAGTACATTGCCAACGTTGTGAATTACCGTTGCTGCTACTTCGCTGCGGCCGTTGGCTTCGGAGGCGTCGGCCAGCTTTCGTTGCGCTTCCTTCAATCGTTCACGCATGTCGTGGAACGTTTTTGCCAGATCCGCAATTTCGTCGTTGCCTGCGATCGGACGGGCCTGTTCGCCGTGGTTATTGCCTTGGAATGCGGCGATTTGATGTTTGAGGTCGGCAAGGGGTTGAACGACGATGCGGTGCAGCAACAACCACAAAACCATCAAGGCCGAGACACTGAAAAGCAGGAATGAGCGACGCTCAATCGCCTCCATTTCACTCGAAAACGAAGCCCGCTGAACGACTTCATTGATTCCCAGGAAGATCAGAAAGACGATGGCCAGCGACAATACCATTTTACTGCGAATCGAATTGTTGATAGCGCAGCAGTCACCGTTGAGATTCTCGGAGGACTCGGACGACGAAAGCTGTGAATCGGGAACCATGAAGGCTCTTTCTCGATGTTAGGGCAGACAATCAGTTGTCAAACCCTAGGTTTGCCGGTAATCGGCGGCTGCAATCGTCGTGATATGTGTACCGGTCTGCACTGATCTCATGCCGCGTTTGCGGGTTAAACCGGTTGAAGCGGTTCTTGCGAAGTCAGAAGTCGTCGTTTGACGAGACGGCGTCACTACTTGGCAACACTTTGGTAGTAGCGACGTGCGGCTGGATGAAAGGCGAGTCCCTGCCACTCAGCCGCCCTTCGGCGAGGAATTAGGTCGCTGCGGGGTGGTGGATCAGCGTACAAAGCTTCCAGCATCGCAGTCACGAGATCCGCGGGGGCATCGTCACGGACGGTCAAGAATGCGGTGGTCCCAACGGTTGCAATCGTGTCGACGCCGCCCGGTAACGTCAACGCGGAATAGTCACCCGAGGGAATGGACATTGGTCGAAGTGTGGGGTGTTGCAACGCGATTTCAACACCACTTTCGATTGGCAGCAATCGCCATTTGCCGCTGGCAAGCAAACGCGCAACCAAAGAACTTTGCCGCCCCATACAGATCATCGCGGCATCCGGGGGATCGTCAGCAAAGAGTTGTTCCCAGTCCATCGTTTGGCATTGCACTTGGGACTCGTTCAGGTTCAACGAATCAAGTACCAATTCGGCTGTTGCTCGCGAACCACTGCCCGCCGGTCCGACCGCAACACGATGACCTCGAAAGTCGTCAATCGTTTGGATCGATGCATCAACTTGCACCAATACATGCAGCACTTCATAGAACAGTGGCGCAACGACCATCAAATGGTCACCACTAATAGCGGTCGCTTGCAACGGCGCGAGGTCAATTTGCCCTGAAAGCAATTGTTGGTGGTTGTCGAGCGAACCTTCGGAAACCGTCACGCTTGTTTTGACGGAATGTTTTTCTGATAACCGTCTGGCCAACTCATTAGACAGCTCGGTGTAGATCCCTCCTTCGAGACCTCCTGCAAGTCGCACCAAGGCTGGCATTCGATCGTGATAGCTGCGAATCGTTGTCATCGCAGCGATGGTGAAGATCGGAACCAGCAGCATGATTAACAGCATTGCTGCCTGAAATCGTCGATGAGACTGCGACGAATGCAAGACTCGTCTGCCTGTTAACGCACCCACCAAGGGCACGCCTTCGATCCAATGCCAAGTCTTCATCGCTACCGATCGAGGACGAGCTTCAATCGGTCGGTCTTCAAGGAAAGCGTCCAGTTCGTCAGCAAGTTTGGCGGCGGATAGGTAACGTTTGTTTGGTTTCTTTTCAAGGCATTTTGCAACGATCGTTTCCAAGTCCACAGGTGTATCGCTACGGATCGAACGCAGACCCGGAGCGGGTTCGTGGGCGACTTTGGTAAGCGTCTGCATTACCGTTTCGCCAACCAACGGAGGGCGGCCCGCCAAGGCTGCGAACAAAACGGCACCGAGCGAATACACGTCGGTTTGGCAGGTCGCTCGATCACTTTGGCCAATGGCCTGTTCGGGGGCCATGTAGTGTGGCGTCCCCACAGCATCACCGCTGGCGGTCACACTGCTGTCGCAGTCCAGGTGTTTGGCCAATCCAAAATCCGTGACATGAATTTGGTCGTCGTTGTCAATCAAGACATTGGCGGGTTTCAAGTCGCGATGCAGCACGCCTTTCTCGTGAGCATGATGAATCGCCCGAGCGACATCGCGAACATAGGTTGCCGCTTGAATCGGATCGAGTTGCTGAGCGTTGATCTTGCGTTGCAAATCCGTTCCACGAACGTATTCCATGGAAAAGAAGTGATGTCCGGCTCGCTGCCCAAATTGAAAGACCGATACAATTCCCGGATGATGCAATCTCGCGGCCGCCTGTGCTTCGGTATAGAACCGCTTGACTTCCGCTTCGCTTGCCAACATACCACTGCGAATCATCTTGACCGCGACCTCGCGGTCAAGTTCGTTTTGGAACGCTCGGTAAACTACGCCCATCCCGCCTCGGCCGATCACGTCTAAAAGCAGGTAGTCACCGAGGTCGTAGGGAAGCGTTGGGCCGGGGTCTCCTTTGGCACGGTTGGCCATCGGTAGAGTGACGGCGGGATCCTCGTTTTGTTCTTCGTGTGCACCGGGAACGTTCAGCCCAATGGTTTCAGCGCTGGGGTCGTGCGACCTAGGTGCATCGTGCGATAGAACGTTGCTGCTTTGCGAGATAAAGAAGGGAGCGTCCGATGGTGAAAAGCTAACGGGGACATCGTTGACGTCGATGTTCAGCGACACGCTTTTCGCGCGGCCGAACATATCCGCGGCATCCATCAATTCTTTCAGCTCGGACGCGATTTCTGGAAATTGAGCGAGGAACTCCTCGCGGGTGCTGAACTCCCCACTATCGCACGACTTTAGATAGGCAGCGAATGCACGATCGACGGCTTGATCGTCTTTCAAACCGTCGTCATTAACATTTGGGTTTGCATCGTCTGCCATGAAAATCTATCCCTCGCTTACGCCCAAGGGCTATTGTCAACGTCCATAATCGTACGCAGTTTTTGCAAGCCTCGCTTCAGCAAACCGGCAACTGCGGTATCGCTTTTACCCATCCGTTCGACAATTTCCGATAGCGGCAGGCCTTCCATGTAGCGAAGCCGAATCGCTTCGGCTTGGTTTTCGGGCAATTGGTGAAGTGCTTCCACCAAAGCGAGTGTCGCTTCGTCACGAATTGCCACACCGCTGGGACTGGTCG from Rubripirellula amarantea encodes:
- a CDS encoding Do family serine endopeptidase encodes the protein MSKMRSPFTQVTVTPASLNSHVLPATPASLIRVLMPQIMVTLLLASQIFSDNLTLAQDAFPNRTAAQAGGGTANVAPGSLIAADALSNAFRQVAESMRPSVVAITTKSVQQVQPSFEDFFGRTRRPRQRESEGTGSGVIVRQDGFILTNNHVVEGADDVKVELSDGTTLPGEVVGLDPQTDLAVVKVDRTGLRPAPFGSSDDIRVGDWVLAIGSPFGLDQTVTAGIISGKNRVQRIINDGDGFEDFLQTDAAINPGNSGGPLVNLRGELVGINTAILSRSGGSAGIGFAIPVSIALPVLDSIIETGEVKRGFLGASVVDVTPKAVSEYDLKVKRGGLIGGVLEGQPAALAGLQPGDVVVSTDGKPVIGGTQLRNYIASRRPGSTIKMDVNRNGVMSQVEVQLKERTDEAMAMFLPNRETSFGARLVPVTPETAAQFGYEGLSSGLIVTSIDDGGVADRMELQVGDVIESVAGVPMKSPEQFGAIASEASRLGRAVRMIVRRGNQRLLFVPSDE
- a CDS encoding sensor histidine kinase — protein: MVPDSQLSSSESSENLNGDCCAINNSIRSKMVLSLAIVFLIFLGINEVVQRASFSSEMEAIERRSFLLFSVSALMVLWLLLHRIVVQPLADLKHQIAAFQGNNHGEQARPIAGNDEIADLAKTFHDMRERLKEAQRKLADASEANGRSEVAATVIHNVGNVLTNVNSLIDTANKRVEKLRVAPLHQLAKQLEQGTDKHDLLAATPSYLQGLATQLESDQRDLSELLETLDDNVRHIDSVIRDQHKHASQRVSLHRVDINELIDEAISCCQANLTEDRIRVRRVTDHQHTFVTRTDRSLVLQTMINVITNARQAIKTSSDNPQQIVVKLHAEGNSVVVNFQDSGCGMAAETLGHVFDAHFTTRESGSGLGLHFCALALKRCGGTIAASSNGLGQGSTITIRLPMEQSLNKARRTVLCETSTDAGGE
- a CDS encoding DUF3656 domain-containing U32 family peptidase is translated as MNKPATSDRPPIELLAPAGDWECVSAAIENGADAIYFGLDCGFNARFRAQNFGVRDLPRLTETLRSRGVRGYVTMNTLVFPSEMPSLVDTIAAVAEAGIDAVLVQDFGVARIVREVCPQLEIHASTQMSLTSAETIEVAKQLGITRAVLARELSIAEIRKIAAGTDMPLEVFIHGALCVAYSGQCLTSESLGGRSANRGQCAQACRLPYELICDGEDVPLGEVKYLLSPQDLAGYAAIPDLIDAGVASIKIEGRLKTPEYVANITKHYRQAIEQATQTGLVAIADRDRQEMELSFSRGFSPGWLEGNDHKRLVPGIHNAKRGIELGRVLQVGHQQIQVKLKADVQLGDGLAIQTPADESETENRGQGGRVYGLTDSQGRSQKSLSAGTIAWIEFGRGAIDWTLVDEHQTVFKNDDPQLNRRLRHSFEQKSPAQTRPIDLLVKASVGQPLEVTGEVTDGGARNVSAKVVGPEPLSAANNRPITEDVLRDKLGRMGGTAFKLGKLTMDIDGGPMVPMAMLNETRRQLVSLLEEKLRHAPVKVVNAEAGRRLLDAIELPSPNESATNPKIAVLCRTLEQVRAACETKADYIYTDFADIRRYGDAVEIAHAKQCPIAIATVRMQKPGEMGLMKVLTRHNPDAILVRNLAAIEYFRDKAPAMIADFSLNIANHRSAQWLMSLGVSRFTASYDLNRNQLMELVGSIPSSWLEVVIHQHMPMFHMEHCVFCSVLSPGTNKTNCGRPCDDHVVQLRDRVGAEHTLQADVACRNTLFNSTPQSGAEIVSELRENEVGWFRIELLEEDAAQANTTISLYRRLLNGEIDGSNVWQQLNASNRVGVTRGTLEEKRNPLTIL
- a CDS encoding GGDEF/EAL domain-containing response regulator, with the protein product MNEMNDSQILIVDDQQEIHDTFDRIFGQTVREDHALNDFENRFLGGRQTSEFELNSKLSRYKLTHVSCGADAVEQAQRAIDQENGFSVAFVDMRMPSGMDGIETAEALWTVDPDLQIVICTAYSDHSWNEVLERLGCTDRLLLLKKPFESDEARQLAFALREKSRMAKIQRQKVEDLGREIQRRRGAEKQMKQMAHRDALTSLPNRSYLLEKLEKLIRSRKPDSKIEDAVLFLDLDNFKIINDSLGHEAGDDLLNQVAKRLQQCVREHDTATRMIDDENETVRLGGDEFVVLLENLNERCDAIEVANRIVKRLSEPFSLCERMVNVGTSVGVAFINDQIVDAHVALRNADTAMYRAKNAGKGRIAVFDRTMHDDVVRRMERESQLRRAHEDDRFELHYQPIFNLHTAKIQGVEVLLRWRDDSGEYVSPSEFIPMIEEIGLIQQVGEWVFEHAMSDLGGIENTAPSVVQDDFYLGFNTSPRQLSDPFFVERLDEILLRKKLDRRRLKLEMNEAHDIRHVDQVRRTLLSLHASGVGIQIDDFGKGQSSLMCFQTFPIEAVKIDRSFTRSIASDHSHAVIAEAIVGLAHHLNAKIVAEGVESVEQLRRLQQWGCDAAQGYLFSPPLSPDELKRFLADPSRSEGMRLLRQSQPMIPLPTADGHSSPPVSV
- a CDS encoding lysophospholipid acyltransferase family protein, which codes for MRFLLAWTIGLTMYAIRLTCRHRTHNDQRADLLASGKTYIYAQLHAHQIGAGMFGEPGTVAMVSRSADASMVVPMLKLFRKIVVRGSSGKATKGGASALQQLIRKVKDGHQAVIAVDGPRGPRGSVQKGIGLLAKKTGMPIVPVVVVPTRRWIFAKTWDRLQIPQPFCRIDFYFGDPVFANEETDLHQLAEDLQATLHDLESEHDPSERAPREAESVSSEPVLRAA